Proteins from a genomic interval of Sphingobacterium sp. SYP-B4668:
- a CDS encoding glycoside hydrolase family 130 protein has product MNRFRLLLLFLSATLYSSAQQIHYDWPLGPFIRPEGVNPVISPDSTSTFFDPMSRQNIAWEAGDIFNPAAVVKDGRIYVLYRGEDKSGMGIGKRTSRIGIAESKDGIHMKREKKPVFYPDEDAQKENEWPGGCEDPRIAVTADGLYVMLYTQWNRKVARLAVATSRNLKNWTKHGPAFQTAHNGRFKDLFCKSGSVVTKLDNDKQIITKVNGKYMMYWGERYMNIATSDDLINWIPTLNEKGDLDLVVTPRRGYFDSDLTECGPPAIITDDGILVLYNGKNRGGEGRDTNYTANTYAAGQVLFDLNTPSRVIGRLDKPFFVPTESFEKSGQYPDGTVFIQGLAYFKNKWFLYYGCADSQVGVAVYDPKIKN; this is encoded by the coding sequence ATGAACCGATTCCGCCTACTTCTACTCTTTCTATCCGCCACACTGTATTCATCAGCCCAACAAATACACTACGACTGGCCTCTCGGCCCTTTCATCAGGCCTGAGGGTGTGAATCCCGTGATTTCACCGGATTCGACAAGCACTTTCTTTGATCCGATGAGCCGACAAAATATCGCCTGGGAAGCCGGTGACATTTTCAATCCCGCTGCTGTGGTGAAGGACGGTCGTATATACGTCCTGTATCGAGGAGAGGACAAATCCGGAATGGGTATCGGCAAACGTACCTCCCGTATCGGGATTGCCGAAAGTAAAGACGGTATTCACATGAAGCGGGAAAAGAAACCTGTATTTTATCCAGACGAAGACGCACAGAAAGAAAATGAATGGCCGGGCGGTTGTGAGGACCCACGTATCGCCGTTACAGCGGACGGTCTATATGTCATGCTCTATACCCAATGGAACCGGAAGGTTGCACGCCTCGCCGTAGCCACCTCCCGAAACTTAAAAAACTGGACCAAGCATGGTCCTGCTTTCCAAACAGCACATAACGGTAGATTCAAAGATCTATTCTGCAAGTCGGGTTCTGTCGTTACCAAACTAGATAATGACAAGCAGATCATCACGAAGGTCAATGGGAAGTATATGATGTACTGGGGCGAGCGCTATATGAATATTGCCACATCGGACGACCTCATCAATTGGATACCCACCTTAAATGAGAAGGGCGATCTGGATTTGGTAGTCACACCACGCCGAGGCTATTTTGACAGCGATTTAACCGAATGCGGCCCTCCGGCCATCATAACCGACGATGGTATTTTAGTGTTGTACAACGGTAAAAATAGAGGCGGCGAAGGTAGAGATACCAACTATACAGCCAATACCTATGCCGCAGGACAGGTCCTATTCGACCTCAACACTCCTTCGAGGGTCATCGGTCGGCTTGACAAACCTTTCTTTGTACCCACCGAGTCTTTTGAAAAAAGCGGACAGTATCCGGATGGTACGGTGTTCATCCAAGGGCTTGCCTATTTTAAAAACAAATGGTTTTTGTACTACGGATGTGCCGATAGCCAAGTAGGCGTTGCGGTATATGATCCTAAAATCAAAAACTGA
- a CDS encoding DUF5675 family protein, whose amino-acid sequence MNNQHTLILQRKYGEQGTNGTIYFQGDTICHTIELPWRNNTKRLSCIPEGRYKLVKRIYSKHGEQIGIPNVLKREGILIHKANDAKGQLQGCIAPVMRLTGEGSGEGSATALARLKALVYSLWDQGVEVFIQIKG is encoded by the coding sequence ATGAACAATCAACATACCCTGATCCTCCAACGGAAATATGGAGAGCAAGGAACCAACGGAACAATTTATTTTCAAGGAGATACAATATGCCATACCATAGAGCTGCCTTGGCGCAACAATACGAAAAGACTCAGCTGCATCCCCGAAGGCCGGTATAAATTGGTAAAGCGTATCTATAGTAAGCACGGAGAGCAGATCGGTATTCCGAATGTACTGAAGCGAGAAGGCATCTTAATCCATAAAGCCAACGACGCAAAAGGACAACTACAGGGCTGTATTGCTCCTGTGATGAGACTCACGGGTGAGGGCAGTGGCGAAGGAAGTGCTACTGCGCTAGCTAGGCTCAAAGCACTGGTGTATAGCTTATGGGATCAAGGGGTCGAGGTATTTATACAGATCAAGGGATAG
- a CDS encoding DUF4382 domain-containing protein has translation MKKYPITAIIASLLLLSSCSTDESPAAKTTPLTIKMTDAPGYYDAIHLNIDEIEIRTSGGNKTIDIDGNPFDILKFTMGRDTVIAGADVPAGRIQEIRLKLEDEGNQIWVDNIAYPLKTPSGQSSGVKIKIQEDLIPNVAYTLLLDFDASKSIHQTGNGAYVLKPVIRAIPVATSGAITGMITPATSLAHVFAINGTDTVGTLANPLGNFYFPGITEGKYKILIQPSASDFLDKTIENVEVVKGSVKDLGTISLD, from the coding sequence ATGAAAAAATATCCTATTACTGCTATTATAGCGTCGCTATTGTTGCTAAGTAGCTGTAGTACGGACGAAAGTCCTGCTGCCAAAACCACACCGCTCACGATTAAAATGACGGATGCGCCCGGTTATTATGATGCAATACATCTTAATATAGACGAAATAGAAATCCGAACGAGCGGAGGCAATAAAACCATCGATATAGATGGTAATCCGTTTGACATTTTGAAATTCACAATGGGACGAGACACGGTAATTGCTGGGGCAGATGTCCCAGCTGGTAGAATACAAGAAATCAGACTAAAACTTGAAGACGAAGGTAACCAGATTTGGGTGGATAATATCGCATATCCCCTAAAAACACCCAGTGGACAATCTTCTGGAGTTAAAATTAAAATTCAAGAGGACTTGATACCCAATGTAGCATATACACTTTTGCTCGATTTTGACGCTTCCAAATCTATCCATCAAACAGGCAACGGCGCATATGTCCTTAAGCCGGTAATAAGAGCTATTCCGGTAGCTACATCCGGAGCAATAACCGGAATGATTACGCCTGCGACATCGTTAGCACATGTATTTGCAATAAATGGTACTGACACAGTTGGTACATTGGCTAATCCTCTTGGTAACTTTTATTTCCCTGGAATCACAGAAGGTAAGTATAAAATATTAATTCAGCCATCGGCTTCTGACTTTTTGGATAAAACAATTGAAAATGTAGAAGTGGTAAAAGGAAGCGTTAAAGATTTAGGGACTATCTCCTTGGACTAA
- a CDS encoding AraC family transcriptional regulator, producing MKPRKKIEVKDKLEAQKLIKVVEFDPSKHITKPHKHNGYLELVFLSATSGKHVIDGKEATIKTPCLLIIRKNNVHHWELVNPVKGFVILIKDLFVKQSLDFEISRLVDEISQLDTIYFKEAETIENILEILATEHNRTCQEGLFKAILAKALEHVDKAKQAKPSQQNLYDRFCELLNEDDRIVNNVAFYASKLNTSPQNLSATCKKNTNLTASEILARYIIKEAKRLLFYTTNSISEVAFELGFSDKSNFSKYFKRYTGITPSEFKKTGI from the coding sequence ATGAAACCTAGAAAAAAAATTGAAGTAAAGGACAAGCTAGAAGCTCAAAAGCTTATCAAGGTTGTTGAATTTGACCCGTCCAAGCACATTACAAAACCTCATAAACATAATGGCTATTTGGAACTCGTATTCCTATCTGCCACTTCTGGTAAGCATGTAATAGACGGAAAAGAGGCTACTATCAAAACACCATGTCTGCTAATTATCAGAAAAAACAATGTACATCATTGGGAATTGGTGAATCCCGTAAAAGGGTTTGTCATTTTGATAAAGGATCTATTTGTTAAACAAAGTCTAGACTTCGAAATCAGTAGATTGGTAGATGAAATCAGCCAATTGGACACGATATACTTTAAAGAGGCCGAGACAATTGAAAATATATTGGAAATATTGGCGACCGAGCACAATAGAACTTGTCAGGAGGGCCTGTTTAAAGCAATTTTGGCAAAAGCTTTGGAACATGTCGATAAGGCAAAGCAGGCCAAGCCAAGCCAGCAAAACCTATATGATCGATTTTGCGAACTCCTTAATGAAGATGACAGAATTGTCAACAACGTGGCCTTCTATGCTTCTAAATTGAACACCAGCCCGCAGAACTTGAGCGCGACTTGCAAGAAGAACACAAATCTGACAGCGTCGGAGATATTGGCCAGATACATCATCAAAGAAGCAAAGAGGCTCCTTTTCTATACAACGAATTCGATATCCGAAGTGGCATTCGAACTTGGCTTTTCGGATAAATCAAATTTTTCCAAATATTTCAAACGGTACACCGGCATCACGCCCTCTGAATTTAAAAAAACAGGAATCTAA
- a CDS encoding TonB-dependent receptor, with protein sequence MNRYFIVFLFLWTVQFARAQNSKILGVVMDATSSSPIPYASIGLLDTNNTIVVGMMTDGRGSFVFNNLTHGQYTLTIKFIGYHQKKMRVDINGQKPIDLGAIFIANVIDTLEQATVTAVVGGQRHSSDRQSYQASQYKNAVGGTALDIVKNLPSAAVDANGNISMRGNTGVIVLINGKPSLLDAATILSQIAANDVSEVEYITSPTAQFDPDGKGGIINLKTKQSTADGFAWVLNLQGGLPSVKDYQNRESQKRYGGDVAFQYRKDRLEFNGSANYLRNDNAGFREGEVNTIIGDKQTFFPSQGERSFDKYNFGLRLNTAYHISEAHSVNLGLLTSRKFQDRVADIYYNNRSIQPSTGSEISSVDYFNPNLQNKQGEFYLIDFSYQYKIDSAHSLQLGAIYEYANIYGSTKNANIGNMGDTTQWTHNIYTNPLRGLRLSLQHQWKLPDATLLTGYQLRSDNQKGNFQYYAADAGANSLQVVPEFSGRMDATNRVHALFTQYDRKFVRTQLALGLRYEYYQRDLFLLDTDQKYPYAIHQLYPSLSLMHDLGTGWSWKVAAARRVQRTNNFELNPIPEREHSETLEQGDPELLPEFTVNAETGLVKKLKSGSIFLNAYYQHTKNPIQRVNSVYADTILHRVFTNADEASRYGMELGGEGKVLPWLKVNGGFNLYHYTVSGQVLNDQHTRTNQDWVYSLNGGVQADFLKYWSTGLQINYLSERPTVQGADSRFVLPHFNLSRVFLKGALTAQLQWQFIELGDWGVNEQRITTFSNDFHTTTNYIYEKNVFLVNLNVNLHKLNQLLKLPKSEFGEKEF encoded by the coding sequence GTGAATAGATATTTCATTGTATTCCTCTTTTTATGGACAGTCCAGTTTGCACGTGCCCAGAACTCAAAGATTTTAGGCGTGGTAATGGATGCTACATCATCGAGTCCAATACCTTATGCAAGTATTGGTCTATTGGATACTAACAACACAATCGTTGTCGGTATGATGACAGATGGACGCGGCTCCTTTGTATTTAACAATCTAACGCATGGCCAATACACGTTGACGATCAAATTCATTGGATATCACCAAAAGAAGATGCGGGTCGACATCAATGGACAAAAGCCAATTGACCTGGGCGCTATCTTTATTGCGAACGTCATTGATACGCTAGAGCAAGCTACGGTCACTGCCGTTGTAGGAGGGCAGAGGCACAGCAGTGATAGGCAATCCTATCAAGCAAGCCAATATAAAAATGCAGTTGGAGGTACCGCTTTGGATATTGTCAAGAATTTACCTTCAGCAGCCGTAGATGCTAATGGGAACATCAGCATGCGTGGCAATACAGGGGTCATTGTATTGATCAATGGCAAGCCTTCCTTACTGGATGCGGCCACTATATTAAGCCAGATAGCTGCCAATGATGTATCAGAGGTAGAGTACATCACCAGTCCAACGGCACAGTTCGATCCGGATGGTAAAGGTGGTATCATCAATCTGAAGACCAAACAATCTACTGCCGATGGATTTGCATGGGTACTCAATCTTCAAGGTGGATTGCCCAGTGTCAAGGATTATCAGAATCGCGAATCACAAAAGCGTTATGGTGGAGATGTTGCTTTCCAGTATAGAAAGGATCGACTGGAATTTAATGGCTCGGCCAACTATCTGCGAAATGACAACGCGGGGTTCAGAGAGGGAGAGGTCAACACGATCATCGGTGATAAGCAGACCTTTTTTCCATCCCAAGGAGAGCGGAGTTTTGATAAATACAATTTTGGACTTCGGTTGAATACCGCCTATCATATATCAGAGGCCCATTCCGTTAATCTAGGCCTACTCACTTCAAGAAAATTCCAAGATCGAGTTGCTGATATTTACTATAATAATAGGAGTATCCAGCCCTCTACCGGTTCCGAAATTTCAAGCGTTGACTACTTCAATCCCAACCTTCAAAATAAGCAAGGCGAATTTTACCTCATCGATTTTTCTTATCAGTATAAGATTGATTCCGCTCACTCTTTGCAGTTAGGCGCTATCTATGAGTATGCCAATATCTATGGATCTACTAAGAATGCCAATATTGGTAATATGGGTGACACTACACAATGGACACATAACATCTATACCAATCCACTTCGAGGATTGAGGCTGTCCCTGCAGCACCAGTGGAAATTACCTGATGCAACGTTATTGACTGGCTACCAACTCAGAAGTGACAATCAGAAAGGAAATTTTCAATACTACGCCGCTGATGCTGGCGCCAATAGTCTGCAAGTAGTTCCGGAATTTAGTGGTAGAATGGATGCTACCAATCGCGTGCATGCGCTTTTCACACAATATGATCGTAAATTCGTCCGTACGCAGCTCGCATTGGGGCTACGGTATGAGTACTATCAACGGGATTTATTTTTGCTTGATACCGATCAAAAATATCCATATGCTATCCATCAACTATATCCCAGCTTGAGCTTGATGCATGATTTGGGCACAGGTTGGTCATGGAAAGTAGCGGCTGCTAGACGTGTGCAGCGCACCAACAATTTTGAGCTGAATCCGATTCCTGAGCGTGAGCACTCGGAGACACTTGAACAGGGAGATCCTGAGCTATTGCCCGAATTTACGGTCAATGCGGAAACCGGATTGGTTAAGAAGCTGAAATCGGGAAGTATTTTTTTGAATGCCTATTATCAGCATACCAAGAATCCTATCCAGAGGGTAAATTCCGTATACGCCGATACGATCCTCCATCGGGTCTTCACCAATGCTGATGAAGCATCTCGTTACGGGATGGAATTGGGTGGCGAGGGTAAAGTGCTGCCTTGGTTGAAGGTCAATGGGGGATTTAATTTATATCATTACACCGTCTCAGGACAGGTTTTGAACGACCAACACACAAGAACAAATCAAGATTGGGTATATTCGCTCAATGGGGGTGTCCAGGCCGACTTTCTTAAATACTGGAGTACTGGATTACAGATTAATTACCTTTCTGAGCGACCCACCGTACAGGGGGCGGATTCTAGATTTGTGCTTCCTCACTTTAATCTAAGTAGGGTTTTCCTGAAAGGAGCTCTTACGGCCCAGTTACAGTGGCAGTTTATTGAACTTGGGGATTGGGGTGTGAACGAGCAGCGGATTACGACATTCTCCAATGATTTCCATACCACGACAAATTATATTTATGAAAAGAACGTGTTCCTAGTCAATTTGAATGTTAACTTGCACAAGCTTAATCAGCTATTGAAGCTGCCCAAGAGTGAATTTGGAGAAAAGGAATTTTAG
- a CDS encoding ArsR/SmtB family transcription factor — translation MGATKTIHFTDQQNHIATIAKALDHPARIAIIEYLLKVNTCICSDIVDELPLAQSTISQHLKELKNAGLIKRNIEGTSICYCIDEKTFGILKAYFGNIILSVNNQKCS, via the coding sequence ATGGGAGCTACAAAGACAATACACTTTACCGATCAACAAAATCATATAGCCACCATTGCAAAAGCACTTGATCACCCTGCTCGGATTGCTATAATAGAATATTTATTAAAAGTCAATACGTGTATTTGCAGCGATATTGTAGACGAGTTACCTTTGGCACAGTCTACTATTTCACAGCATTTGAAAGAATTAAAAAATGCCGGTTTAATAAAAAGAAACATCGAAGGCACTTCAATTTGTTACTGTATAGACGAAAAAACATTCGGCATACTAAAAGCGTATTTTGGTAATATCATCCTATCCGTAAATAATCAAAAGTGTAGTTAA